In Alistipes ihumii AP11, a genomic segment contains:
- a CDS encoding site-specific integrase yields MGKTYYNISRKKDAAGESEICMRIYVSKDNRIRIGSGIWVEAKRWGKKNEINIPNIPGEEREMLLEKKTKLKALTEHIEKEVQTAEDKSIIDKSFLEKIVRKFHKPPKAQKESEISFFDIMERYVTTHKLSEPRRKNFKVIMRSLHRFELYWKKEGHRGFKITFANLNPELLRQIENFLLNEQEAFLKYPEIYDLFPYSAKVALLTPKRKRPPILDKDGNEIPKGMPKPRGQNSVADMLTRFRAFIIWAIDNNYTINNPFKHFTIGEIVYGTPIYISNEERNRLLEADMSDDKEIETQRDIFVFQCLIGCRVSDLYKMTYRSIINDAVEYIPRKTKEDRPITVRVPLNDTAKRLIAKYQDHDRGSLFPFSTEQHYNRKIKEAFKKAGLDRIVTVLDQQTRQEVQKPLYEVASSHMARRTFIGNIYKKVKDPNLVRSLSGHKEGSKAFARYRDIDEDMKKELIGYLE; encoded by the coding sequence ATGGGCAAGACGTATTATAATATCAGCAGAAAAAAAGATGCCGCCGGAGAATCGGAAATTTGTATGCGAATTTATGTTAGCAAGGATAACAGAATCCGCATCGGCAGTGGTATTTGGGTAGAAGCTAAACGGTGGGGAAAGAAAAACGAGATCAACATACCTAATATTCCCGGCGAAGAAAGAGAAATGCTTTTGGAGAAAAAGACCAAATTAAAGGCTTTAACAGAGCATATTGAAAAAGAGGTACAGACTGCGGAAGATAAATCAATTATTGATAAATCATTCCTTGAGAAAATAGTTCGCAAATTCCATAAACCGCCCAAAGCCCAGAAAGAAAGTGAGATTTCGTTTTTCGATATTATGGAAAGATACGTTACCACACATAAACTGTCGGAGCCGCGACGCAAAAATTTCAAAGTAATCATGCGGAGCCTGCATCGGTTCGAGTTGTACTGGAAAAAAGAGGGACACCGGGGCTTCAAAATAACTTTCGCCAATCTTAATCCGGAACTATTGCGACAGATCGAGAACTTTCTGCTAAACGAACAAGAGGCCTTCTTGAAATACCCGGAGATATACGATCTATTTCCGTATTCCGCTAAAGTAGCGTTACTGACACCGAAGCGCAAGCGTCCGCCGATTCTCGATAAGGACGGCAACGAAATTCCTAAAGGAATGCCGAAACCGCGTGGGCAAAATTCCGTTGCGGATATGCTCACCCGCTTCCGGGCTTTTATTATATGGGCTATCGACAACAACTACACGATAAATAATCCGTTCAAACATTTTACGATTGGGGAGATCGTTTACGGCACACCTATCTATATCAGTAATGAAGAACGAAACCGACTGCTCGAAGCCGATATGTCTGATGATAAGGAGATAGAGACACAGCGAGATATTTTCGTATTTCAATGCCTTATCGGTTGTCGTGTCAGCGACCTGTATAAAATGACCTACCGAAGCATTATTAACGATGCGGTGGAGTATATTCCCCGAAAGACTAAAGAGGACAGACCGATCACCGTGCGTGTACCGCTGAACGACACCGCGAAACGACTGATCGCCAAATATCAGGACCATGATAGAGGGAGTTTGTTCCCGTTCAGCACGGAACAGCATTACAACCGGAAAATCAAAGAGGCATTCAAAAAGGCTGGCTTAGACCGTATCGTTACCGTCCTCGATCAGCAGACCCGACAAGAAGTACAGAAGCCATTATATGAGGTTGCATCATCGCACATGGCCCGGCGCACGTTCATCGGCAATATATACAAAAAAGTGAAAGACCCCAACCTCGTGAGATCATTGAGTGGACACAAGGAAGGCAGCAAAGCATTCGCTCGTTACCGCGACATCGACGAGGATATGAAGAAAGAACTAATAGGCTATTTAGAATAA
- a CDS encoding tyrosine-type recombinase/integrase — translation MKFHGLRHSFATRCIESKCDYKTVSVLLEHSNLSTTLNLYVHPNTEQKRHCIDQMCKMLR, via the coding sequence ATGAAATTCCATGGTCTACGGCATAGCTTCGCTACCCGCTGCATCGAAAGCAAGTGCGACTACAAAACAGTAAGTGTACTACTCGAACATTCCAATCTCAGTACTACACTCAATTTATACGTTCACCCGAATACGGAACAGAAACGCCATTGCATCGACCAAATGTGCAAAATGCTCAGATAA
- a CDS encoding site-specific integrase, with translation MTTIQVKLRHSGVQGKAGTIYYQITRGRKTRRIATHLRIAPEHWLPAAQRIAPAISQTPEGRLLRHRIEHDIASLRRIVRELDTQGNGYGPDDIIMRFRIMAQRITVAESMRREIDELTNSNRLGTARNYRRALNSFMSFLGAKDIPFSAVTESLIDEYNGFLIRRGVVRNTVSFYMRILRAVYNKAVRKYGIEQTYPFRHVYTGIDRTRQRAIDERFIAKLWRLDLTDAPSLSLARDLFIFSYCARGMAFVDMAYLQTKNIRDNEIVYTRRKTGQPLRIRIEPCMREIIVRHAAATYPSYLFPILRTTKPDKAFSQYQTALNRYNQQLKELAQRLNLKESLSSYVARHSWATAARKHNIPLSVISAGMGHASERTTLIYLASLENSAIDAANQKITAVLNKNVSMQETISGDKQLVMNRHVV, from the coding sequence ATGACAACCATCCAAGTGAAATTGCGTCATTCCGGCGTACAGGGTAAGGCCGGCACGATCTACTATCAAATCACCCGTGGCCGAAAGACACGCCGGATCGCTACACACCTTCGGATCGCACCCGAACACTGGCTGCCGGCGGCGCAACGCATCGCCCCTGCAATCTCGCAGACCCCGGAGGGACGTCTGCTGCGGCACCGTATCGAGCACGACATCGCATCGTTACGCCGTATCGTTCGGGAATTGGACACGCAAGGGAACGGTTACGGACCGGACGATATCATCATGCGATTCCGTATCATGGCACAGCGCATAACGGTAGCCGAATCGATGCGGCGCGAGATCGACGAACTGACGAACAGCAACCGCCTCGGAACGGCCCGGAACTACCGGCGGGCGTTGAACAGTTTTATGAGTTTTCTCGGGGCAAAAGACATTCCTTTTTCGGCCGTAACCGAATCCCTGATCGACGAGTACAACGGCTTTCTGATCCGGCGGGGCGTCGTGCGCAATACCGTATCGTTCTATATGCGTATTCTCAGAGCCGTTTACAATAAAGCCGTCCGCAAGTACGGTATCGAGCAGACCTATCCGTTTCGGCATGTCTATACCGGAATCGACCGTACCCGCCAGCGGGCTATCGACGAACGTTTCATCGCCAAGCTATGGAGGCTGGATCTGACCGATGCCCCCTCTCTCTCGCTGGCACGCGATCTCTTTATTTTCAGTTACTGCGCGCGCGGCATGGCTTTCGTCGACATGGCCTATCTGCAAACGAAAAATATCCGGGACAATGAAATCGTCTACACGCGTCGCAAAACCGGACAACCGCTACGCATCCGCATCGAACCGTGCATGCGCGAGATCATCGTCCGGCATGCGGCGGCGACTTATCCGTCTTACCTTTTCCCGATTCTGCGGACAACGAAACCTGACAAGGCCTTTTCCCAGTATCAGACGGCACTGAATCGCTACAACCAGCAATTGAAGGAGCTGGCACAACGCCTGAACCTGAAGGAGTCGCTCTCTTCCTATGTAGCCCGGCACAGCTGGGCCACGGCTGCACGAAAACACAACATCCCCCTTTCCGTTATCAGCGCGGGGATGGGGCACGCTTCGGAACGAACGACCCTGATCTATCTGGCTTCGCTGGAGAATTCGGCAATAGATGCTGCCAATCAGAAGATTACGGCTGTTTTGAATAAAAACGTCTCTATGCAAGAAACCATAAGCGGAGATAAACAGTTGGTAATGAATAGGCATGTTGTATAA
- the rfbA gene encoding glucose-1-phosphate thymidylyltransferase RfbA — protein sequence MKGIVLAGGSGTRLYPITKGVSKQLLPIYDKPMIYYPLSVLMLAGIRDILVISTPWDLSSFRRLLGDGSDYGVRLSYAEQPSPDGLAQAFLIGEEFIGDEAVCLVLGDNIFQGVGFPAQLREAVGTAEREGKATVFGYRVDDPQRYGVAEFDENGTCLSIEEKPEHPKSNYAVVGLYFYPNRVVSVAKSIEPSSRGELEITSVNQRFLADGELKVQTLGRGFAWLDTGTHDSLSEASIFVEVLEKRQGVKIACLEEIAYRNGWISEEKLREVAEPMLRNQYGQYLLKLLAEVARDGR from the coding sequence ATGAAAGGTATCGTATTGGCCGGGGGGTCGGGGACGCGGTTGTACCCGATCACCAAGGGGGTTTCCAAGCAGTTGCTGCCGATCTACGACAAGCCGATGATCTACTATCCGCTGTCGGTTCTGATGCTGGCCGGAATCCGGGACATTCTGGTGATCTCCACGCCGTGGGATCTGTCCTCGTTCCGGCGGCTGCTCGGAGACGGGTCCGACTACGGGGTCCGTCTCTCCTATGCCGAGCAGCCGTCTCCCGACGGACTCGCTCAGGCGTTTCTGATCGGAGAGGAGTTCATCGGGGACGAGGCCGTATGCCTCGTTCTGGGCGACAACATCTTTCAGGGGGTGGGCTTTCCCGCTCAGCTGCGGGAGGCCGTCGGCACGGCCGAGCGGGAGGGCAAGGCAACCGTTTTCGGATACCGGGTAGACGATCCCCAGCGGTACGGCGTGGCCGAGTTCGACGAGAACGGGACATGCCTCTCGATCGAGGAGAAGCCCGAGCATCCTAAATCCAATTACGCCGTAGTGGGACTGTACTTCTACCCGAACAGAGTGGTCTCCGTGGCCAAATCGATCGAGCCCTCCTCCCGCGGGGAGCTGGAGATCACCTCGGTGAACCAACGGTTTCTCGCCGACGGAGAGCTCAAGGTGCAGACCCTCGGACGAGGCTTCGCCTGGCTCGACACCGGAACGCACGATTCGCTCTCGGAGGCGTCGATCTTCGTCGAGGTGCTCGAGAAGCGGCAGGGGGTCAAGATCGCCTGTCTGGAGGAGATCGCCTATCGCAACGGGTGGATATCCGAAGAGAAACTGCGGGAGGTGGCCGAACCCATGCTCAGGAACCAGTACGGACAATATCTGCTCAAGCTGCTCGCAGAGGTCGCCCGCGACGGGCGCTGA
- the rfbC gene encoding dTDP-4-dehydrorhamnose 3,5-epimerase — protein sequence MKVIETALEGVVILEPELHRDARGYFFESYSQKLFDRSVRPVRFVQDNESRSSYGVLRGLHFQRGEHAQGKLVRVISGTVLDVAVDIRRGSPTFGRHVAVELSGENKRQLFIPRGFAHGFAVLSEEALFQYKCDNYYAPQSEGAIAWNDPQIGIDWRIDPANVILSEKDSRHPRLDEAPELFDYNTDYYAR from the coding sequence ATGAAAGTTATCGAAACAGCGCTCGAGGGGGTCGTAATCCTCGAGCCCGAGTTGCATCGCGATGCGCGGGGATACTTCTTCGAAAGCTACTCACAGAAATTGTTCGACAGATCGGTTCGGCCGGTCCGATTCGTACAGGACAACGAATCGCGATCCTCTTACGGCGTGCTGCGGGGGCTCCATTTCCAGCGCGGAGAACATGCACAAGGGAAACTGGTGCGCGTGATTTCAGGAACCGTACTGGACGTGGCCGTGGACATCCGCCGCGGCTCGCCGACCTTCGGCCGCCACGTGGCCGTCGAGCTCTCGGGCGAAAACAAGCGTCAACTGTTCATCCCCCGCGGATTCGCGCACGGGTTCGCCGTACTGAGCGAGGAGGCGCTCTTCCAGTATAAATGCGACAACTACTACGCCCCGCAGAGCGAGGGGGCGATCGCATGGAACGACCCGCAGATCGGTATCGACTGGCGGATCGACCCCGCGAACGTGATTCTCTCGGAAAAGGACAGCCGCCATCCGAGACTGGACGAAGCACCCGAACTGTTCGACTATAATACGGACTATTACGCAAGGTAA
- a CDS encoding NAD-dependent epimerase/dehydratase family protein, with protein MDKLNILLTGANGYIGRHIVSRLVELGHAVTACDLTFTDKHPEVKHVEYNILQKHPDDLFSKLGAPDVCLHMAWRDGFVHNSDRHMQDLSAHFDFLKTLIDGGLKRLAVMGTMHEIGYWEGAIDEHTPCNPVSLYGIAKDALRRSMMWYCGAHDCQLQWLRAYYILGDDAKNHSVFSKILQAAEAGDQTFPFTTGKSQYDFIDVDELADQIACAVSQNEVLGIINCCTGRPVSLAEKAERFIAERGLNIRLAYGAYPDRPYDSPVVYGDPAKIRKIMGIINH; from the coding sequence ATGGATAAACTGAACATATTGCTCACTGGAGCCAACGGATATATTGGAAGGCACATCGTATCCCGACTGGTCGAACTGGGGCATGCCGTCACAGCCTGCGATCTGACTTTCACGGACAAACATCCCGAGGTAAAGCATGTAGAATACAATATTCTGCAAAAGCACCCTGACGATCTATTCTCGAAACTGGGAGCCCCCGACGTATGTCTCCACATGGCATGGCGGGACGGTTTCGTTCATAACTCCGATAGGCATATGCAGGATCTGTCGGCACATTTCGATTTTTTGAAGACACTGATCGACGGAGGTCTGAAACGGTTAGCCGTCATGGGAACCATGCACGAAATAGGTTATTGGGAAGGAGCGATCGACGAGCATACGCCCTGCAATCCCGTCTCGTTGTACGGAATAGCCAAAGATGCGTTGCGCCGGAGCATGATGTGGTATTGCGGAGCTCACGATTGCCAGTTGCAATGGCTGAGAGCCTATTACATACTCGGCGATGACGCGAAAAACCATTCGGTGTTCAGTAAAATCTTGCAAGCGGCCGAAGCCGGTGATCAGACCTTTCCGTTCACGACCGGCAAAAGCCAGTACGATTTTATCGATGTCGACGAACTTGCCGATCAGATAGCCTGCGCCGTCTCGCAAAACGAGGTACTCGGTATTATCAATTGCTGCACCGGCCGTCCCGTATCGTTGGCCGAGAAGGCCGAACGGTTTATCGCCGAGCGAGGGCTGAACATCAGACTGGCATACGGAGCTTATCCCGATCGACCGTACGACTCACCTGTCGTATACGGCGATCCGGCGAAAATCCGGAAAATTATGGGAATAATAAACCATTAA
- the rfbB gene encoding dTDP-glucose 4,6-dehydratase produces the protein MKNILITGGAGFIGSHVVRLFVNKYPGYRIVNLDKLTYAGNLANLADVENAPNYTFVKADICDYERMRELFREYAVDGVIHLAAESHVDRSIRDPFTFARTNVMGTLSLLQAAKEQWNGDYEGKRFYHISTDEVYGALPMTRPQGDPNGNECGGGPYGDRFFTERTKYDPHSPYSAGKASSDHFVRAYHDTYGLPTVISNCSNNYGPYQFPEKLIPLFINNIRNDRPLPVYGKGQNVRDWLYVEDHARAIDLIFHEGKIAETYNIGGFNEWKNIDLIKVIVKTVDRLLGRPEGASEKLITYVADRAGHDLRYAIDSTKLKEELGWEPTLQFEEGIEKTVRWYLHNQKWIDNVTSGEYAKYYEEMYQNR, from the coding sequence ATGAAAAACATACTGATCACGGGCGGCGCCGGCTTCATCGGGAGCCATGTGGTGCGCCTGTTCGTAAACAAGTACCCCGGATACCGCATCGTCAACCTCGACAAACTGACCTACGCCGGCAATCTGGCCAATCTCGCGGACGTCGAGAACGCCCCGAACTACACGTTCGTAAAGGCCGATATCTGCGACTACGAGAGGATGCGGGAGCTATTCCGCGAGTATGCCGTCGACGGGGTGATACACCTCGCGGCCGAGAGCCATGTCGACCGATCGATCCGGGACCCGTTCACCTTCGCCCGGACGAACGTCATGGGAACGCTGTCGCTGCTTCAGGCGGCCAAGGAGCAATGGAACGGAGATTACGAAGGGAAACGGTTCTACCACATATCCACCGACGAGGTCTACGGAGCGCTGCCGATGACACGGCCCCAAGGCGATCCGAACGGAAACGAGTGCGGAGGGGGACCCTACGGAGATCGCTTCTTCACCGAGCGGACCAAGTACGATCCGCACAGCCCCTACTCGGCCGGCAAGGCTTCGTCGGATCACTTCGTCAGGGCCTATCACGATACATACGGCCTGCCGACCGTCATCTCGAACTGCTCGAACAACTACGGACCCTATCAGTTCCCCGAAAAGCTGATCCCGCTGTTCATAAACAACATCCGGAACGACAGGCCGCTACCGGTCTACGGCAAGGGGCAGAACGTCCGCGACTGGCTATACGTGGAAGACCACGCACGGGCCATAGACCTGATTTTCCACGAGGGGAAAATCGCCGAAACGTACAACATCGGAGGATTCAACGAGTGGAAGAACATAGACCTGATAAAAGTGATCGTCAAGACCGTAGATCGACTGCTGGGCAGGCCGGAAGGCGCGAGCGAAAAACTGATTACCTATGTCGCTGACCGGGCCGGGCACGACCTGCGCTATGCGATCGACTCCACGAAGCTCAAGGAGGAATTGGGCTGGGAACCGACCCTCCAATTCGAAGAAGGCATCGAAAAAACAGTCCGATGGTATCTCCATAACCAAAAGTGGATCGATAACGTGACCTCGGGGGAGTATGCAAAATACTACGAGGAAATGTATCAAAACAGGTAA
- a CDS encoding SDR family NAD(P)-dependent oxidoreductase, with product MVKGTPNVRITANIVETAPQNRLAGKKVIVTGGGRGLGFYIARKCRQEGASVLIAGRDERVLQEASQRLCDCPYLVFDVRRTAGIAAFLSEADRLLGGRVDCLVNNAGISLHEKSFADVTEEGFDRQFDTNLKGPYFLTQTFIDYMNREKIGQGNILFITSERGLYCDDIPYGLTKAAINSLTTGLARRLIAQGIRVNAIAPGVTASDMTGVDKNGNLYWPSSCAGRVFLPEEVAEVAAFLLSDVSMCISGEIVPCNQGNHYRCDW from the coding sequence ATGGTGAAAGGAACCCCGAACGTTCGAATTACGGCGAACATCGTCGAAACAGCTCCGCAGAACAGGCTCGCAGGCAAAAAAGTGATCGTTACCGGAGGCGGACGAGGCTTAGGTTTTTACATCGCACGGAAGTGTCGGCAAGAAGGAGCGTCCGTCTTGATCGCCGGACGGGACGAGCGAGTGCTGCAAGAAGCGTCGCAACGGCTCTGCGACTGTCCTTATCTCGTATTCGATGTCCGGCGAACGGCAGGTATCGCCGCTTTCCTGTCCGAAGCCGACAGACTGCTGGGAGGCCGAGTTGATTGTTTGGTAAACAATGCGGGTATATCTCTGCATGAAAAATCGTTCGCCGATGTGACTGAGGAGGGATTCGATCGCCAATTCGACACAAACCTCAAAGGCCCCTATTTCCTGACTCAGACTTTCATCGACTACATGAACAGAGAGAAAATCGGACAAGGCAACATCCTATTTATTACTTCGGAAAGAGGTCTCTATTGCGACGACATTCCCTACGGGTTGACCAAGGCGGCGATCAACAGTCTCACGACCGGCCTCGCCCGTCGACTGATCGCTCAGGGGATTCGGGTCAATGCGATTGCACCCGGCGTAACGGCTTCCGACATGACGGGGGTCGATAAGAACGGCAACCTCTATTGGCCCTCTTCCTGTGCCGGACGGGTTTTCCTTCCCGAAGAGGTGGCCGAAGTCGCGGCTTTCCTCCTGTCGGACGTTTCCATGTGCATTTCAGGTGAAATCGTGCCTTGTAACCAAGGGAACCACTACCGATGCGACTGGTAA
- a CDS encoding thiamine pyrophosphate-binding protein: protein MNKSYTNERNVQIVIALLKAHGIRKVIVSPGTTNVALVGSIQYDPWFEIFSAVDERSAAYMACGLAAEAGEPVVLSCTGATASRNYMPGLTEAYYRKLPVLAITSIHDFSNVGHLMPQVIDRTVSPRDVVGLKIELPSVRDDKEAWNCEIKVNKALLELKRKGGGPVHINLATGASCSFCVKNLPAVRMIERIGYGDIHPEMPAGRIAVFAGSHARWSPELTEAVDRFCASRDAVVFCDHTSGYHGKYKALYALVAGQEQYDPGLGQVDLLIHIGEVSGDYFTAGRMKGCQVWRVSEDGEIRDTFRRLRYVFEMSERSFFKHYTVGEGTSDRFLRQCRTEYDNLYATIPDLPFSNVWIASRMAPRIPEHAVVHFGILNTLRSWNMFRMPESVVSNSNVGGFGIDGGVSTLVGASLADPDRLCFCFIGDLAFFYDMNAIGNRHVGNNIRIMLINNGKGTEFRNYFHPGQMLLGDDADRYVAAAGHYGNRSRVLVRHYAEDLGFTYLCASDKKEFERVYEQFLTPEKTPKPLLFEVWTNSDEESEALRILRNIKSDPTGKTKHLVKQYLGPRGINFVKNILKK from the coding sequence ATGAATAAGTCGTATACGAACGAGCGGAATGTCCAGATCGTGATCGCGCTCCTCAAGGCGCACGGAATCCGCAAAGTAATCGTGTCTCCCGGCACGACCAATGTCGCTCTGGTAGGAAGCATACAATACGATCCGTGGTTCGAGATTTTTTCGGCGGTGGATGAACGTTCCGCAGCCTATATGGCCTGCGGATTAGCGGCCGAAGCGGGCGAACCCGTCGTACTCAGTTGTACCGGGGCCACGGCTTCGCGCAATTACATGCCGGGGTTGACAGAAGCGTATTATCGGAAATTGCCGGTACTGGCCATCACCTCGATACACGATTTTTCGAACGTGGGACATCTCATGCCGCAGGTCATCGATCGGACGGTCTCCCCGCGCGATGTCGTCGGACTGAAAATCGAATTGCCGTCCGTCAGAGACGACAAGGAAGCGTGGAATTGCGAGATCAAAGTGAACAAGGCTCTGCTCGAACTCAAACGCAAGGGCGGCGGTCCCGTGCATATCAATTTGGCGACGGGAGCCAGTTGCAGCTTCTGCGTCAAGAACCTTCCTGCGGTACGGATGATCGAGAGGATCGGATACGGAGACATTCACCCGGAAATGCCCGCCGGTCGAATCGCCGTCTTTGCAGGAAGCCATGCTCGATGGAGTCCCGAACTGACCGAAGCGGTGGATCGTTTTTGCGCATCGCGCGATGCCGTGGTATTTTGCGACCATACGAGCGGCTATCACGGGAAATACAAAGCGTTGTACGCGCTCGTCGCCGGACAGGAACAGTACGATCCGGGATTGGGACAAGTCGACTTGCTCATCCATATCGGGGAGGTGTCGGGCGATTACTTCACGGCGGGCCGGATGAAAGGTTGCCAAGTGTGGCGAGTGAGCGAAGACGGTGAGATTCGCGACACTTTCCGTCGGTTGCGTTACGTGTTCGAAATGTCGGAACGGTCGTTTTTCAAACATTACACCGTCGGCGAAGGTACGTCCGACCGCTTTCTGCGGCAATGCCGGACCGAGTACGACAATTTGTACGCAACGATTCCCGATCTGCCTTTTTCCAATGTATGGATCGCCTCGCGGATGGCCCCTCGCATACCGGAACATGCTGTCGTGCATTTCGGAATCCTCAATACGCTACGTTCGTGGAACATGTTCCGGATGCCGGAATCGGTCGTCTCGAACTCTAATGTCGGCGGTTTCGGGATAGACGGCGGGGTATCGACTCTGGTAGGGGCTTCTTTGGCCGACCCCGACAGACTCTGTTTCTGTTTCATCGGAGACCTCGCGTTTTTCTACGACATGAACGCGATCGGCAACCGGCATGTCGGAAACAACATCCGCATTATGTTGATCAATAATGGGAAAGGCACCGAGTTCAGAAATTATTTCCATCCCGGACAGATGTTGCTCGGCGACGATGCCGACCGGTACGTCGCCGCAGCCGGCCATTACGGCAACCGGTCCCGCGTCTTAGTCAGACATTATGCGGAAGATTTGGGATTTACCTATCTGTGCGCATCGGACAAAAAAGAATTCGAACGAGTATATGAACAGTTCCTGACCCCGGAAAAGACACCTAAACCCCTGTTGTTCGAAGTCTGGACGAACAGCGATGAAGAGAGCGAGGCGCTACGGATTTTGCGGAACATAAAATCGGACCCGACGGGAAAAACGAAGCATTTAGTGAAACAATACCTTGGTCCTAGAGGGATCAACTTCGTGAAAAACATTCTGAAAAAATAA
- a CDS encoding polysaccharide pyruvyl transferase family protein gives MKIGILTFHCAHNYGAVLQAYGLQEYLRSQGHETYIIDYRPGYLTRNYKAFNIRFWMASTPREIVYKLRYEPFLWKHRILRGKAFDRFIRNRFDLHPYVRHTNFSDFDAIFLGSDQIWNKTITGQRYDEVFFGGNATCRVIAYAASMGRGTLSDKDRERLRQYLAPMTAIGVREESLKELLQPLSAKPVYTTIDPTLLAGTEMFEKIASPPASDRKYVLVYDLSPYKREVLEIARNVAEKIGARIVELDAYPLTGFSMRYKDQTASPEQYLGYFRHAAFVVTTSFHGTAFSLLFNRPFYTIKQDNPADLRALSLLEKVGLTDRFIPLGTVPGCNPVRYEKVEQHLASEVEKSRAFIDDALSSPIR, from the coding sequence ATGAAAATAGGCATCCTGACTTTCCATTGCGCCCATAATTATGGAGCAGTATTACAGGCATACGGACTACAGGAATATCTTAGGTCGCAAGGACACGAAACGTACATAATCGATTATCGTCCCGGTTATCTGACTCGAAACTACAAAGCGTTCAATATTCGCTTCTGGATGGCCTCTACCCCGCGGGAGATAGTATATAAATTGCGCTACGAGCCTTTTTTATGGAAACACAGAATATTGCGGGGCAAAGCATTCGACCGATTCATACGGAACCGCTTCGACCTGCATCCCTATGTCCGGCATACGAATTTTTCCGATTTCGATGCGATTTTTTTAGGGAGCGATCAAATCTGGAACAAAACGATTACCGGGCAGCGTTACGACGAGGTATTCTTTGGAGGAAACGCAACATGCAGGGTTATCGCCTATGCGGCCAGCATGGGACGCGGAACGCTTTCCGACAAAGACCGCGAACGCCTCCGGCAATATTTGGCCCCTATGACCGCAATCGGCGTAAGGGAGGAATCGCTAAAGGAGTTGTTGCAGCCGCTGAGCGCCAAACCGGTTTACACAACGATCGACCCCACGCTTCTGGCAGGCACCGAAATGTTCGAAAAGATCGCCTCGCCCCCGGCCTCAGATCGGAAATACGTCCTCGTATACGACTTGAGCCCTTACAAACGCGAGGTGCTTGAGATCGCCCGGAATGTCGCCGAAAAGATCGGGGCTCGAATCGTGGAACTCGACGCCTATCCGCTGACCGGATTCTCCATGCGATACAAAGACCAGACGGCATCGCCGGAACAATACCTCGGCTATTTCCGACATGCAGCCTTCGTGGTCACGACCTCTTTTCATGGCACTGCATTCTCGTTGCTGTTCAACCGACCTTTCTACACGATCAAGCAGGACAATCCGGCAGACCTCCGAGCGCTCTCCTTATTGGAAAAAGTAGGATTGACCGACCGGTTTATTCCACTCGGAACGGTACCCGGATGCAATCCCGTCCGGTACGAAAAAGTAGAGCAGCATCTTGCATCAGAAGTAGAAAAATCACGAGCATTCATCGACGACGCTCTTTCGTCGCCGATTCGTTAA